Proteins from one Oncorhynchus gorbuscha isolate QuinsamMale2020 ecotype Even-year linkage group LG18, OgorEven_v1.0, whole genome shotgun sequence genomic window:
- the LOC124003078 gene encoding transforming protein RhoA-like: MAAIRKKLVIVGDGACGKTCLLIVFSKDQFPEVYVPTVFENYVADIEVDSKQVELALWDTAGQEDYDRLRPLSYPDTDVILMCFSIDSPDSLENIPEKWTPEVKHFCPNVPIILVGNKKDLRNDEHTRRELAKMKQEPVKPEEGRDMANRISAFGYMECSAKTKDGVREVFEMATRAALQARRGKPRNKCLLL; the protein is encoded by the exons ATGGCAGCCATCCGAAAGAAGCTGGTCATAGTGGGAGATGGCGCATGTGGGAAGACGTGTCTGCTCATCGTCTTCAGTAAAGACCAGTTCCCCGAGGTCTACGTGCCCACTGTCTTCGAGAACTATGTCGCTGACATTGAGGTCGACAGCAAACAG GTTGAGTTGGCACTATGGGATACAGCAGGCCAGGAGGACTATGATAGGCTCCGCCCCCTATCTTACCCAGATACAGATGTCATCCTCATGTGCTTCTCCATCGATAGCCCTGACAGTTTGG AAAACATCCCAGAGAAATGGACTCCAGAGGTCAAACACTTCTGCCCTAACGTTCCCATCATCCTAGTGGGCAACAAAAAGGACCTGCGTAACGACGAGCACACCCGCAGAGAGCTAGCCAAGATGAAGCAG GAGCCTGTGAAGCCAGAGGAGGGACGTGACATGGCGAACCGTATCAGTGCCTTCGGTTACATGGAGTGCTCTGCAAAGACCAAGGATGGTGTGAGGGAAGTGTTTGAGATGGCCACCAGGGCGGCGCTACAGGCCCGGCGGGGGAAGCCGAGAAATAAATGCCTCCTACTGTAA